One genomic window of Gemmatimonadales bacterium includes the following:
- a CDS encoding MFS transporter, giving the protein MAKLFILMVVAFVDMVGLVMLLPLLPFYATHFGADAFVVGVLISAFSVAQLVSAPLWGRLSDQRGRRPAILTGLWISAAAYVVFAFAGSLWMLLLSRVIQGLGGGTIGVVQAYVADASAPEDRAKSLGWLSAVTSLGAVTGPALGSFLARLWGQMAPGLASAALCVLVSVFAWRFLRESRELRRSSASLTVQKPPRSGREAIWHVIAHSGEPAPRLIWIYTVAIGAFYGTVPIVPLLMSERLGVTEANIGYFVMYLGGMGVIVRAGILGRMVDWLGEARLCRLGLVLLAAGLVTTSVVHSYPVLWLSLTLMPIGTAFIFPCVTGLLSQVVSSNERGLFMGVQQTFGGISRVAFPVSAGVLMDRFGRGSPYWISGLMVLAALALTTSMEEYLR; this is encoded by the coding sequence ATGGCGAAGCTGTTCATCCTGATGGTCGTGGCGTTCGTGGACATGGTGGGGCTGGTGATGCTCCTCCCGCTGCTGCCGTTCTACGCCACTCATTTCGGCGCCGATGCGTTCGTGGTGGGAGTGCTCATCTCGGCGTTCTCCGTGGCCCAGCTGGTCAGCGCTCCACTTTGGGGGAGGTTGTCGGACCAGCGCGGGCGCCGGCCCGCCATCCTGACCGGGTTGTGGATCTCAGCGGCGGCGTACGTCGTCTTCGCCTTCGCGGGCTCGCTCTGGATGCTGCTCCTCTCGCGCGTCATCCAGGGCCTCGGCGGCGGGACGATCGGCGTGGTGCAAGCGTATGTCGCCGACGCGAGCGCGCCCGAGGACCGGGCCAAGAGTCTGGGGTGGCTCTCCGCGGTGACGAGCCTCGGCGCGGTGACCGGGCCAGCGCTGGGCTCGTTCCTGGCGAGGCTGTGGGGACAGATGGCCCCCGGCCTTGCTTCCGCGGCGCTCTGCGTTCTGGTGAGCGTGTTCGCGTGGCGGTTCCTGCGAGAGTCGCGCGAGCTGCGGCGCTCGTCGGCCTCGCTCACGGTCCAGAAGCCGCCGCGCTCCGGACGGGAGGCGATCTGGCACGTGATCGCGCACTCCGGGGAGCCCGCGCCGCGCCTCATCTGGATCTACACGGTGGCCATCGGCGCGTTCTACGGGACTGTGCCCATCGTCCCACTCCTCATGTCCGAGCGGCTGGGCGTCACCGAAGCGAACATCGGCTACTTCGTGATGTACCTCGGCGGAATGGGGGTGATAGTGCGGGCCGGGATCCTGGGGCGGATGGTGGACTGGCTGGGCGAGGCCAGGCTCTGCCGGCTAGGCCTGGTCCTGCTGGCGGCAGGACTCGTCACGACATCCGTGGTGCATTCCTACCCGGTGCTGTGGCTCTCGCTCACGCTCATGCCCATCGGAACGGCGTTCATCTTCCCCTGCGTGACGGGACTGCTCTCGCAGGTCGTGTCCAGCAACGAGCGCGGGCTCTTCATGGGCGTCCAGCAGACTTTCGGTGGGATTTCGCGGGTGGCGTTCCCGGTTTCTGCGGGCGTCCTGATGGACCGTTTCGGCCGGGGGTCGCCCTATTGGATCTCGGGGCTGATGGTGCTCGCGGCACTGGCGCTGACGACGTCCATGGAAGAGTACCTGCGG